The Colletes latitarsis isolate SP2378_abdomen chromosome 1, iyColLati1, whole genome shotgun sequence genome has a segment encoding these proteins:
- the C12.2 gene encoding von Willebrand factor A domain-containing protein c12.2 isoform X3, protein MSFVSCNLRRMSTMSRVLEKSKIMYPNLSQFVRCKSNNVVVTIGDVSKPVKPAQNSEYVPRKYLIKASTQEALRHLRWMLQKDVLSQDIFLMGGPGIKRRELALSFLELTGRELEFIALSRDTTEADLKQRREIKSGTAYYHDQSAVRAATNGRVLIIEGVEKAERNVLPVLNNLLENREMHLEDGRFLIPATRYDKLLEAHSKEELNAWRLVRVSEDFRVIALGLPSPRYPGHPLDPPLRSRFQARHIPPPSYEEQMETLRNLVPNVDAGKLSQLLSCAHALVTQEAISLGLPDFPLDNLTSAAIIMDKCPHLPVSDIFYRFYPYKLFLGKEGQTAVEDILKTFNILDSYKGDNVTRRLNVNGKTNDSLSVTIQHGNVKTTLNQVLCGTSDINDNTKQSKYVETNYQNNLLASMLETHLVSDFCLIGPKGCGKSTTVQTLADLMGYQVEPIVLYQDMTSRDLIQQRTTLSNGDTVWKDSPLVDAALQGKLVILDGINRIHSSTLAILHRLVHDRELQLHDGKRLMRADRYDEIKKEHDKSDVDLRDSGVLRIDPAFRIVALAESPIINNSSGQWLNSELLSLFLFHEMRPLDKSEELHVIRSKYGEPCKALSSILELAHVLRSSSDPTLQSLAGSLSTRQLLRIAERMQKFRTDDAYDAVHRACLARFLPTVAKQTLEDCCKRVGIVPTNVAADKDIKCRITGNTVQIGNTVVDRYSTTALTKVPDILFYDVPQHVSLLEKLLQDFTLGQNLLLVGNQGVGKNKIVDRLLQLLNRPREYIQLHRDTTVQTLTLQPMVRDGKVVYEDSPLVQAVKLGHVLVVDEADKAPTHVTCILKTLVESGEMILSDGRRIVPSASSVARNSNTIPLHPDFRIIVLANRPGFPFLGNDFFGALGDLFSTHAVDNPSVENEIQLLKEYGPNVDENVIFKLVKAFGDLRNMADQGLVSYPYSTREVVNIVKHLEKFPQESLANVVRNVFDFDRYSQEVFETLVSVLHKHGIPIGTSPTNVALAKEISLPANRISATWNISNERKVLPVQERYIKLTSPISLVQNVLSLDRIEARSALFTELQNYWTIPIGETSVIAALSVAEDAKAGGANDKIHVLATHPLKIFSMSQNSDKIQETVIHGLISPESGNKPMYTISTDNDQHVLVHEETSHVLLLVDINNGSARQIQLSSLFDKASDKISNAFSNKKYLWKMNNELTLSHNQIVFYTFNSNKIEVIDLHSMSAYTITLPFNVESVLLPSEKKWLIQDTSRNKYVLTKSADSSPCSNVLQDLEESNKSHLKVGSFLSCSKNNLSPSVLSAALQQKIDSPNRLIVTDNTYASIAVGFPDLESTNELHFWPRKQRSRSFTPPIIMESGQIVRTVVPQEVPDDLFPTNAKHLGIASYLEIVDTVNHKLRYIPIPEPANVSPMIQWLYSNGYPTYAAPTSNQDLVTVDISGCVRYWETSLANIEKSLGAWRRMVGSDNEKLQITKERYSGLDVSSPKHGKIDEKNDPHVGGNTWAGGTGGRDTAGLGGKGGPYRLDAGHTVHQLSDEEKNAVPEHIKKAAREMGLKAFQQRLKDIKMSEYDHKLYSQFSSPVQRQVQALRNIIVYRPKVRNANGTGTKLLVSWTILN, encoded by the exons ATGTCATTCGTTTCTTGCAACCTTCGTCGCATGTCAACTATGTCAAGAGTTTTAGAAAAATCAAAAATTATGTACCCTAACCTTTCACAGTTTGTACGCTGTAAATCAA ACAATGTAGTTGTCACTATAGGAGATGTTTCAAAACCAGTGAAGCCAGCACAGAATTCTGAATACGTACCACGAAAGTATT TAATAAAGGCATCTACTCAAGAGGCATTGAGGCACTTAAGATGGATGCTCCAAAAGGATGTTTTATCTCAAGATATCTTTTTAATGGGCGGTCCAGGAATTAAACGAAGAGAATTAGCTCTGTCGTTTCTTGAACTTACGGGACGCGAATTAGAATTTATTGCACTTTCGAGGGACACAACCGAAGCAGATTTGAAACAAAGGAGAGAAATTAAAAGCGGTACTGCTTATTATCATGATCAAAGTGCAGTGAGAGCTGCGACAAATGGAAGAGTTCTCATTATCGAGGGTGTTGAGAAAGCTGAACGAAACGTGCTTCctgtattaaataatttattagagAATCGGGAGATGCACTTAGAAGATGGTAGATTTCTTATCCCCGCGACACGTTATGATAAGTTACTCGAG GCGCACAGTAAAGAAGAATTAAATGCTTGGCGGCTCGTTCGAGTTAGCGAAGACTTCAGAGTTATCGCGTTAGGTCTACCATCCCCGCGATACCCTGGACATCCGCTCGATCCTCCTCTCAGATCCAGGTTTCAAGCCCGACATATTCCGCCACCGAGTTACGAG GAACAAATGGAAACTTTGAGGAACTTAGTTCCAAACGTTGACGCCGGGAAATTGTCGCAACTATTATCCTGCGCGCACGCTTTGGTCacgcaagaggctatatccctagGCCTTCCAGATTTTCCTTTAGATAATTTAACGTCAGCTGCTATTATAATG GATAAGTGTCCACACCTGCCGGTATCTGATATATTTTACAGATTCTATCCGTATAAATTGTTTCTGGGTAAAGAGGGCCAAACCGCGGTCGAGGATATACTTAAAACTTTTAATATCCTGGATTCGTATAAAGGTGATAACGTTACACGACGTCTAAACGTAAACGGAAAAACGAACGACTCGCTGAGCGTCACGATACAACACGGCAACGTTAAAACAACGTTGAAT CAGGTTCTTTGCGGTACCAGCGATATAAACGATAATACGAAACAAAGTAAATACGTAGAGACTAATTATCAGAATAATTTGTTGGCGAGCATGTTGGAGACACACTTGGTGTCAGACTTCTGTCTGATTGGACCAAAAGGTTGTGGGAAGTCTACCACTGTGCAGACGTTAGCCGATTTAATGGGGTACCAAGTAGAACCTATAGTACTCTATCAG GATATGACTTCCAGGGATCTGATACAACAGCGAACTACTTTGTCTAACGGCGACACCGTTTGGAAAGATTCGCCACTGGTCGACGCGGCCCTGCAAGGAAAACTGGTTATATTGGACGGAATTAATAGGATCCACTCTAGCACTTTAGCTATATTGCACAG ATTGGTCCACGATCGAGAGTTGCAATTGCACGACGGGAAAAGGTTGATGAGGGCCGATCGCTACGACGAGATAAAGAAGGAGCACGATAAGTCGGACGTAGATTTGCGGGACTCGGGAGTGTTGCGTATCGATCCTGCTTTTAGAATCGTAGCTTTAGCGGAATCGCCGATAATTAATAATTCCTCGGGCCAGTGGTTGAATTCGGAGCTACTCAGTTTATTTCTTTTCCATGAAATGAGACCGCTTGACAAATCCGAAGAGCTTCACGTCATTCGATCGAAG TATGGGGAGCCTTGCAAAGCGTTGTCGAGCATTTTAGAACTAGCACACGTACTACGATCCTCCAGCGATCCGACTTTGCAGTCTCTGGCCGGATCTCTCAGCACGAGACAGCTTCTGAGGATAGCGGAGAGAATGCAGAAATTTCGAACCGACGATGCTTACGACGCGGTGCATCGCGCCTGTTTAGCCCGTTTTTTGCCAACGGTGGCGAAGCAAACCCTGGAAGATTGCTGCAAACGAGTGGGTATCGTTCCGACGAATGTCGCGGCGGACAAGGACATTAAGTGTCGAATCACGGGGAACACCGTGCAAATTGGAAACACGGTCGTCGATCGATACAGCACCACGGCTCTAACGAAAGTACCTGACATATTGTTTTACGACGTGCCCCAGCACGTATCTCTGTTGGAGAAATTGCTGCAGGACTTCACTTTGGGGCAGAATCTGTTGCTGGTGGGGAACCAGGGCGTCGGGAAGAACAAAATTGTCGACAGACTGTTGCAGCTTTTAAATAGGCCACGCGAGTACATACAACTTCACAGGGACACGACTGTTCAAACTTTGACGCTCCAGCCCATGGTTAGGGACGGGAAAGTGGTCTACGAAGACTCGCCGCTCGTGCAAGCCGTTAAATTAGGCCACGTGCTTGTCGTCGACGAGGCGGACAAGGCTCCCACCCATGttacttgcattttaaaa ACTTTGGTCGAATCCGGGGAAATGATATTGTCGGATGGCAGACGCATCGTGCCCTCCGCGAGTTCTGTCGCGCGGAATTCAAATACCATACCGCTTCATCCGGACTTCAGGATAATAGTACTGGCGAACAGACCGGGCTTTCCGTTCCTGGGGAACGACTTTTTCGGTGCTCTGGGCGATCTGTTCAGCACCCACGCTGTCGACAATCCGAGCGTCGAAAACGAGATTCAACTTTTGAAGGAGTACGGCCCGAACGTGGACGAGAACGTAATATTCAAGCTGGTGAAAGCTTTCGGCGATCTGAGAAACATGGCCGACCAAGGCTTGGTCTCGTATCCATATTCGACTCGAGAAGTCGTTAACATCGTGAAACATTTAGAG AAATTTCCTCAGGAATCATTGGCTAACGTAGTACGAAATGTATTTGATTTCGATCGGTATAGTCAAGAGGTTTTCGAAACTTTAGTGTCCGTTCTTCACAAACATGGGATTCCCATTGGGACAAGTCCCACTAATGTCGCGTTAGCGAAAGA AATATCTTTACCGGCAAACAGGATTTCCGCTACTTGGAATATTTCGAACGAGCGAAAAGTATTGCCTGTCCAAGAAAGATATATTAAATTAACGTCGCCTATAAGTTTGGTACAAAATGTGTTGTCTTTAGATCGTATCGAAGCTAGATCAGCTTTGTTCACCGAATTGCAAAATTACTGGACTATACCAATTGGTGAAACTAGCGTGATCGCAGCTTTGTCAGTTGCTGAAGACGCGAAAGCTGGTGGTGCAAATGATAAAATTCACGTTCTTGCTACGCATCCGTTAAAAATctttagtatgagccagaactcCGACAAAATTCAAGAAACTGTGATACATGGTTTAATCAGCCCTGAGAGTGGCAATAAACCCATGTATACGATATCCACCGATAACGATCAACATGTTTTGGTGCACGAAGAGACT AGTCATGTTTTGCTCCTGGTCGATATAAATAATGGGTCTGCTCGACAAATACAATTATCGTCATTGTTCGATAAAGCTTCGGATAAAATATCAAACGCTTTCAGTAATAAGAAGTATCTTTGGAAGATGAACAACGAGTTGACGCTATCTCACAATCAAATTGTTTTCTACACGTTTAATTCCAACAAAATAGAAGTAATCGATCTACATTCCATGAGTGCTTACACGATCACTCTACCGTTCAACGTAGAGTCAGTTTTGCTTCCGTCTGAGAAAAAATGGTTGATTCAAGATACGTCAAGAAACAAATATGTTCTTACGAAATCTGCCGACTCGTCGCCCTGTTCAAACGTTTTACAAGATCTGGAAGAATCTAACAAGAGTCACCTAAAAGTTGGTTCGTTTCTGAGTTGCAGTAAGAATAATCTGTCCCCCAGCGTGCTTAGCGCAGCTCTGCAACAGAAGATCGATTCTCCAAACAGACTGATAGTGACTGACAACACTTATGCCAGTATCGCCGTCGGATTTCCTGATTTAGAGAGTACCAATGAACTTCATTTTTGGCCAAGGAAACAGCGAAGCAGGAGCTTTACACCGCCCATAATTATGGAAAGCGGACAAATTGTTAGAACAGTCGTGCCCCAAGAAGTGCCTGACGACCTTTTTCCTACGAACGCAAAACATTTGGGAATCGCCAGTTACTTAGAAATTGTTGACACCGTGAACCATAAGTTGCGCTACATACCTATACCAGA ACCGGCCAATGTATCACCCATGATTCAATGGTTATATTCAAACGGTTATCCTACGTATGCTGCGCCGACATCGAATCAGGATTTGGTAACAGTAGACATATCTGGATGCGTTAGGTATTGGGAAACATCCTtagcaaatattgaaaaatcgtTAGGAGCTTGGAGAAGAATGGTGGGCAGCGACAACGAAAAGCTGCAGATTACGAAAGAgagatattctggtttggacgtTAGTAGTCCGAAACATGGAAAGATAGACGAAAAGAACGATCCGCATGTTGGGGGGAACACATGGGCCGGAGGGACTGGAG GGAGAGATACAGCGGGTCTTGGCGGAAAGGGTGGTCCTTATCGTTTGGATGCTGGCCATACGGTGCATCAGCTTAGCGACGAAGAAAAGAATGCTGTACCGGAACACATAAAAAAAGCGGCAAGGGAAATGGGCCTTAAAGCATTCCAGCAACGCTTAAAGGATATTAAGATGAGCGAATACGACCATAAACTTTATTCTCAATTCAGTAGTCCTGTTCAAAGGCAGGTTCAAGCATTGAGGAATATAATAG TTTACAGGCCAAAAGTAAGGAACGCGAATGGCACAGGCACCAAACTTCTGGTGAGTTGGACGATACTAAACTAA